The proteins below are encoded in one region of uncultured Eubacteriales bacterium:
- a CDS encoding putative Transcriptional regulator, LysR family (Evidence 3 : Function proposed based on presence of conserved amino acid motif, structural feature or limited homology), which produces MEVKQLSYFVETCKYMSFSDAAKALFVTPQALSKSIRNLERELGGEVFTRTGNSIALTDYGTLLLQRAKGLLKSYDVLIGDMKYASHHFSGTLTAGFAYGVLAALQPDAIMDFMRTYPELSLDLEELPEDALEEKLLSGSLDFAFCVGAPRRAALFQSTLVCTSPLSAVLLKENPLYQKGFFTLKDLRDHKLIQHTHNKKVYDMVCERCQALGFEPEYLIRSSHLELNKRVLWSMGGLSLGPYNLWKSYPYTEEVGCIPMDPGEGLAWEVCLVAPADRQLAPAARLMADHLSQRLDALIGEPV; this is translated from the coding sequence GTGGAAGTCAAGCAGCTGAGCTATTTTGTGGAGACCTGTAAATACATGAGCTTTTCCGATGCGGCGAAGGCCCTCTTCGTTACCCCCCAGGCCCTGAGCAAATCCATCCGAAACCTGGAGAGGGAGCTGGGCGGCGAGGTCTTCACCCGGACGGGCAACTCCATAGCCCTTACAGATTACGGCACCCTCCTGCTCCAGCGGGCGAAGGGCCTGCTTAAGAGCTACGACGTGCTCATTGGCGACATGAAGTACGCGAGCCACCACTTCTCCGGTACGCTGACAGCGGGCTTTGCTTACGGGGTGCTGGCGGCTTTGCAGCCCGACGCCATCATGGACTTTATGCGCACCTACCCGGAGTTGAGCTTGGACCTGGAGGAGCTGCCCGAGGACGCCCTGGAGGAAAAGCTGCTCAGCGGCAGCCTGGACTTCGCCTTCTGCGTCGGCGCGCCCCGTCGGGCGGCCCTCTTTCAGAGTACTCTGGTCTGCACCTCGCCGCTGAGCGCGGTGCTGTTGAAGGAGAACCCACTCTACCAGAAGGGGTTCTTCACATTGAAGGACCTGCGTGACCATAAGCTCATCCAACACACCCACAATAAAAAGGTGTATGACATGGTCTGCGAGCGCTGTCAGGCGCTGGGCTTTGAACCGGAGTATCTGATCCGCTCTTCCCACCTGGAGCTCAATAAGCGGGTGCTCTGGTCCATGGGCGGGCTCTCTCTGGGGCCCTATAACCTTTGGAAGAGCTACCCCTACACCGAGGAGGTGGGATGTATCCCCATGGATCCCGGCGAGGGCCTGGCCTGGGAGGTATGCCTCGTCGCCCCCGCCGACCGCCAGCTCGCCCCTGCCGCCCGTCTGATGGCCGACCATCTCTCCCAGCGCCTCGACGCGCTGATTGGCGAGCCCGTATAA
- a CDS encoding PTS system, N-acetylglucosamine-specific IIBC subunit, producing the protein MKSSFLQKLQKLGKALMLPIASLPVASLLLRLGQGDLLNLPFISAAGDALFTNLPLLFAIGVAVGLAKDNNGAAGLAGAIGFYVMNGTAGALFSWLITPVAEGATGLFGGVGGFAWAQSLYSGVSKVNMAHFGGIIAGVIAGLCYNKFKSAKLPDWLGFFGGRRFVPIVTGFYTLLAGIGFGFVWPFIQKALDNFANFLAGLGALGAAIYGFFNRVLLSVGLHHVLNTYFWFQFGDFAKADGTIVHGDLNRFFALDPSAGDYMAGFFPIMMFALPAAALAMYVCAKKGNKAIIGGAMVSVAIPAFLCGITEPIEFMFMFLAPGLFAIHGVLTGVSMALSYLFGIKMGFGFSAGLFDMVLNWNISTKPWLSLLLGVVMAVVYFFLFVFVIKKFDLKTPGREDDDETGDFGKLAADLGFDALAQKYIDVLGGPSNIREIESCITRLRLVLTDNKTVDEKALKALGASGVMKAGTQVTQVIVGTKAELLVDAMKKFLPAAK; encoded by the coding sequence ATGAAATCCTCGTTCCTGCAAAAGCTCCAGAAGCTTGGCAAGGCCCTCATGCTCCCCATCGCGTCCCTCCCCGTGGCGTCCCTGCTGCTCCGCCTGGGGCAGGGCGATCTTCTGAATCTGCCGTTTATCTCCGCCGCGGGCGACGCACTCTTCACCAATCTGCCCCTGTTGTTTGCCATCGGCGTGGCCGTGGGTCTCGCCAAGGATAACAACGGCGCGGCGGGTCTGGCAGGCGCCATCGGTTTCTACGTCATGAACGGCACCGCCGGGGCTCTCTTCTCCTGGCTCATCACCCCCGTGGCCGAAGGCGCCACCGGCCTGTTCGGCGGCGTGGGCGGCTTTGCCTGGGCCCAGAGCCTATACAGCGGCGTCTCAAAGGTCAATATGGCCCACTTTGGCGGTATTATCGCGGGCGTTATCGCAGGCCTCTGCTATAATAAGTTCAAGAGCGCCAAGCTCCCCGACTGGCTGGGCTTCTTTGGCGGCCGCCGCTTTGTGCCCATCGTCACCGGGTTTTACACCCTGCTGGCCGGCATCGGTTTTGGTTTCGTATGGCCCTTCATCCAGAAGGCGCTGGACAACTTCGCCAACTTCCTGGCCGGGCTGGGCGCGCTGGGCGCGGCTATCTACGGTTTCTTCAACCGGGTACTCCTCTCCGTGGGCCTGCACCACGTACTCAACACCTACTTCTGGTTCCAGTTTGGGGACTTCGCCAAGGCGGACGGCACCATTGTCCATGGCGACCTGAACCGGTTCTTTGCCCTTGACCCCAGCGCCGGTGACTACATGGCCGGATTCTTCCCCATCATGATGTTCGCCCTACCCGCGGCGGCCTTGGCTATGTACGTCTGCGCCAAGAAGGGGAATAAGGCGATCATCGGCGGCGCAATGGTCTCGGTAGCCATCCCCGCCTTCCTGTGCGGCATCACCGAGCCCATCGAGTTTATGTTCATGTTCCTGGCTCCCGGCCTCTTTGCCATCCATGGCGTGCTCACCGGCGTATCTATGGCCTTGAGCTATCTCTTCGGCATCAAAATGGGCTTTGGTTTCTCGGCGGGCCTTTTTGACATGGTGCTCAACTGGAACATCTCCACTAAGCCCTGGCTGTCACTGCTGCTAGGCGTCGTCATGGCGGTGGTCTACTTCTTCCTGTTCGTTTTCGTTATCAAGAAATTCGACCTCAAGACCCCCGGCCGTGAGGACGACGATGAGACCGGCGACTTCGGCAAGCTGGCCGCCGACCTGGGTTTTGACGCTCTGGCCCAGAAGTACATCGACGTGCTGGGCGGGCCCTCCAACATCAGGGAGATCGAGTCCTGCATCACCCGTCTGCGCTTGGTGCTGACGGACAATAAGACCGTGGACGAAAAGGCCCTCAAGGCCCTGGGTGCCTCCGGCGTGATGAAGGCGGGCACCCAGGTCACCCAGGTCATCGTGGGCACCAAGGCCGAGCTCTTGGTGGACGCGATGAAGAAGTTCCTCCCTGCGGCAAAATGA
- a CDS encoding putative Transcriptional antiterminator, BglG (Evidence 3 : Function proposed based on presence of conserved amino acid motif, structural feature or limited homology), with protein MHYEAVQICNNNVVLARKPSGDQVVVVGKGVGYGLRRGAYIDDAIPGSRVFSILDGSVDLGNMKRLDYDTAKVKKITRDIVHAARKQLGIENEKLYDALYDHIVFAIERLKIGLPIENPFITEISVLCNREFDVAELAAQLIRRELDVDIGEAERGFIALHLYSARGNLHISAAMRNARVYQDAVNILDRLYGTALDESPSARRVFLTTLNHLVAAAQSGTLLELPVRHQVRLSMSRHYRTAQALAALLERELRVELTDDALAYLAVSVGLVTQH; from the coding sequence ATGCACTACGAGGCAGTTCAAATCTGCAACAATAACGTGGTTTTGGCCCGCAAACCCTCAGGGGACCAGGTGGTTGTCGTGGGCAAGGGTGTGGGCTACGGGCTGCGCCGCGGCGCTTACATCGACGACGCCATCCCAGGCAGCCGTGTATTCTCCATTCTGGACGGCAGCGTGGACCTGGGTAACATGAAACGGCTGGACTACGACACCGCCAAGGTGAAAAAAATCACCCGGGACATTGTTCACGCCGCGCGGAAACAGCTGGGCATCGAGAACGAAAAGCTCTACGATGCGCTGTACGACCACATCGTCTTCGCCATTGAGCGGCTGAAAATTGGCCTGCCCATTGAAAACCCCTTTATTACGGAGATTTCCGTCCTGTGTAACCGCGAGTTCGACGTAGCCGAACTGGCCGCCCAGCTGATCCGCCGGGAGCTGGACGTGGACATCGGCGAGGCCGAGCGTGGCTTTATCGCCCTGCATCTCTATTCCGCCCGTGGCAACCTGCACATCAGCGCCGCCATGCGCAACGCCAGGGTTTACCAGGATGCGGTGAACATCTTAGACCGGCTGTATGGTACGGCGCTGGATGAGAGTCCCTCCGCAAGGCGGGTCTTCCTCACCACGCTGAACCACCTGGTGGCCGCCGCCCAGAGCGGTACGCTCCTCGAGCTGCCCGTCAGGCACCAGGTCCGCCTCTCCATGAGCCGCCACTACCGCACGGCCCAGGCCCTGGCCGCCCTCCTGGAGCGGGAGCTGAGGGTGGAACTCACAGACGACGCGCTGGCCTATCTGGCGGTCTCCGTCGGTCTTGTGACTCAGCACTAA
- a CDS encoding hypothetical protein (Evidence 5 : No homology to any previously reported sequences), with protein sequence MLCSLHLFIPNAGAIVKIKLDKINSKAKKYMEYDGRYAFYFIGVGPMAV encoded by the coding sequence TTGCTCTGCTCACTGCATCTATTTATACCAAATGCTGGAGCAATTGTCAAGATAAAGTTGGACAAAATCAACAGCAAAGCAAAAAAATACATGGAGTATGATGGAAGATATGCCTTTTACTTCATCGGCGTGGGACCCATGGCGGTGTGA
- a CDS encoding conserved hypothetical protein (Evidence 4 : Homologs of previously reported genes of unknown function) — translation MLFSHYDRYQYAVNPLVEVICQLRFPAILTIGAKEPAEFQEAVRRDFPRYAANQEVPAPTVKGAGTPNPTLEQAPSVTNYSFVSSDGFWKLNLTKNFIALSTLRYQRWEDFAQRLDKPLAAFIQAYQPAFFERIGLRYVNAFSRRSLGLEGTPWSDLLQPAFLGVLAEQDVTEGDVTKCALDIEMKLEEGRHLKMHAGPGLLHGGKQDSEVKFILDNDFSAAGNLSAAQVPDRLDHLHRDAVRLFRGALTSELHTAMGPTPMK, via the coding sequence ATGCTGTTCTCCCACTACGACCGGTATCAATACGCCGTCAATCCCCTGGTGGAGGTTATCTGCCAACTGCGCTTTCCCGCTATCCTCACCATTGGGGCGAAGGAGCCCGCCGAGTTCCAGGAGGCAGTGCGGCGGGACTTTCCCCGTTACGCTGCCAACCAGGAGGTCCCCGCCCCTACGGTGAAGGGAGCCGGCACCCCCAACCCCACGCTGGAGCAGGCGCCCTCCGTCACCAACTACTCCTTCGTCTCGTCAGACGGGTTCTGGAAACTGAATCTCACCAAAAATTTTATCGCCCTCTCAACCCTTCGCTACCAGCGGTGGGAGGACTTTGCCCAGCGGCTCGACAAGCCCCTGGCCGCCTTCATCCAGGCCTACCAGCCCGCCTTCTTCGAGCGTATCGGGCTGCGGTATGTCAACGCCTTCTCCCGGCGGAGCCTGGGCTTGGAGGGCACGCCCTGGTCAGACCTGCTCCAGCCCGCCTTCCTGGGGGTGCTGGCTGAGCAGGACGTGACGGAAGGTGACGTGACCAAGTGCGCGCTGGACATAGAGATGAAGCTTGAAGAGGGCCGCCACCTAAAGATGCACGCGGGTCCGGGCCTCCTCCACGGCGGTAAGCAGGACAGTGAGGTCAAGTTCATTCTGGACAACGACTTCTCCGCCGCGGGGAACCTCTCCGCCGCCCAAGTGCCCGACCGCCTGGATCACCTGCACCGGGACGCGGTACGCCTCTTCCGCGGGGCGCTGACCTCCGAGCTTCACACCGCCATGGGTCCCACGCCGATGAAGTAA
- a CDS encoding conserved hypothetical protein (Evidence 4 : Homologs of previously reported genes of unknown function), which translates to MIKFGTGGWRAIIGDEFTRANIQLLMAGLAHKMKDEGVADRGFIIGYDRRFLSEEAAHWCAEVMAAEGIHTLIINREAPTPLIMFSVKYYSMAYGIAVTASHNPAIYNGVKVFTAGGRDADEVTTQSLEEYIARVEESVATLAFEDGVRSGVIELINPMNTYVDSIIRSINMDAIRSRGLKVVLDPMFGVSKTALQTILITARCDVDIIHERRDALFGGRLPAPNVKTLSSLQDFVEENHCDIGIATDGDADRLGVIDDACEFLHPNKILVLLYYYLLKYKGWHGAAVRNIATTHLLDAIAADFGEICYEVPVGFKHISGKMAETGAVIGGESSGGLTVRGHIQGKDGIYAAALLVEMIATTGRKLSEIYREITDKYGKFEMEERDYKFSQAEKDRIGKLLMTDKLLPEFPREVEKVSYADGCKVYFKGGGWVICRFSGTEPLLRIFCEMENMDEARTCIKGMERFLGLK; encoded by the coding sequence ATGATCAAATTCGGTACTGGCGGCTGGCGAGCCATCATCGGGGACGAGTTCACCAGGGCCAACATCCAGCTCCTCATGGCGGGGCTTGCACACAAGATGAAGGATGAGGGGGTGGCCGACCGGGGTTTCATCATCGGGTATGACCGGCGCTTCCTCTCCGAGGAGGCCGCTCACTGGTGCGCCGAGGTAATGGCCGCCGAGGGCATCCACACCCTCATCATCAACCGTGAGGCCCCCACTCCCCTCATCATGTTCTCCGTAAAGTATTACAGCATGGCTTACGGTATTGCCGTCACCGCAAGCCACAACCCCGCCATCTACAACGGTGTCAAGGTATTTACCGCCGGAGGCCGTGACGCGGACGAGGTGACCACCCAGAGCCTGGAGGAGTACATCGCCCGGGTGGAGGAGAGCGTCGCCACCCTCGCCTTCGAGGACGGCGTGCGCTCCGGCGTCATCGAGCTCATCAACCCCATGAACACTTATGTGGACTCCATTATCCGCTCCATCAACATGGACGCCATCCGCTCCCGGGGCCTCAAGGTGGTACTGGACCCCATGTTCGGCGTATCGAAGACCGCCCTCCAGACCATTCTTATTACCGCCCGGTGCGATGTGGACATCATCCACGAGCGGCGCGACGCCCTCTTCGGCGGCCGCCTGCCCGCCCCCAACGTGAAGACGCTGTCGAGTCTCCAGGACTTCGTGGAGGAGAACCACTGCGATATCGGCATCGCCACCGACGGGGACGCGGACCGGCTGGGTGTTATCGACGACGCCTGCGAGTTCCTCCATCCCAACAAGATTTTGGTTCTGCTGTACTACTATCTCCTTAAGTATAAAGGCTGGCATGGGGCCGCGGTGCGCAACATCGCCACCACCCACCTGCTGGACGCCATCGCCGCCGACTTCGGAGAAATCTGCTACGAAGTGCCCGTTGGCTTTAAGCACATCTCGGGCAAGATGGCAGAGACCGGGGCAGTCATCGGCGGGGAGAGCTCGGGGGGGCTCACCGTCCGGGGCCACATCCAGGGAAAGGACGGCATCTACGCCGCCGCCCTGCTTGTGGAAATGATCGCCACCACGGGCCGGAAGCTGAGCGAAATTTACCGGGAGATTACCGACAAGTACGGGAAATTTGAGATGGAGGAGCGGGACTACAAATTTTCCCAGGCCGAGAAAGATCGCATCGGTAAGCTTTTGATGACAGATAAGCTGCTGCCCGAGTTTCCCCGCGAGGTGGAAAAGGTCTCCTACGCCGACGGGTGCAAGGTCTACTTCAAGGGGGGCGGCTGGGTCATCTGCCGTTTCTCCGGCACCGAGCCGCTGCTGCGCATTTTTTGCGAGATGGAGAACATGGACGAGGCGAGGACGTGTATCAAGGGCATGGAGCGCTTTTTAGGCTTGAAATAG
- a CDS encoding conserved hypothetical protein (Evidence 4 : Homologs of previously reported genes of unknown function), with protein MQYGHFDNERREYVIDRVDVPVSWTNYLGVEDLCAVVNHTAGGYLFYKSPEYHRITRFRPNGAPMDRPGHYVYLRDDDTGEFWSLSWQPCGGERKDYRCRHGLSYSVYECARGGIDASQTLFIPRGENVELWDVKLENKSNTNRNLSLYSYVEFSFHQIPIDNQNFQMSLYCAGSNCEDGIIDYDLFYEHAHQYMAASFIPDGFDCLRDTFLGPYRTETNPLTVERGVCSGSFEKGNNHCAVLQKKLTLAPGEHSRLAWMLGEGDREEGRRIRAKYSEFANLDAAFDDLSNYWREKLCKLQIHTPNADMDTMLNTWTLYQSEVNVMFSRFASFIEVGGRTGLGYRDTAQDAMTIPHSNPEGCRKRILQLMQGLVSKGYGLHLFDPAWFEPKKEDLPYKSPTVIPTRSTADIVHGLEDACADDALWLVAAVTEFIKETGDFALADLVTPYADGGEGTVYEHLKRILDFSAEQVGATGICKGLRADWNDCLNLGGGESSMVSFLHHWALGHFVELATRLGRVEDAERYAAMRKQVGEVCERELWDGKWYLRGITADGRKIGVQTDKEGRVHMESNTWAVLSGAAPYVRGLAAMDAVDEYLYTEWGLMLNAPSYTVPDDAIGFITRVYPGIKENGAIFSHPNPWAWVAEAMLGRGERAMKFYDSLCPARQNDKIETRQSEPYSYCQFVMGKEHTAFGRARHPFMTGSGGWSYFAATRYILGVRPGYDGLEIDPCVPGDWKDFQITRVWRGATYQISVTNPHGVEKGVASVMCNGVPCEGALVPVMEPGSVNDVDVVMG; from the coding sequence ATGCAGTACGGCCATTTTGACAACGAGCGGCGGGAGTACGTCATCGACCGGGTAGACGTGCCCGTCTCCTGGACCAACTACCTGGGCGTGGAGGACCTCTGCGCCGTGGTGAATCACACCGCCGGTGGCTACCTCTTTTACAAAAGTCCCGAATATCATCGCATCACCCGTTTCCGCCCCAACGGTGCGCCCATGGATCGCCCCGGACATTATGTCTACCTCAGGGACGACGATACCGGCGAGTTCTGGTCCCTCTCCTGGCAGCCCTGCGGGGGCGAGCGAAAGGACTACCGCTGCCGCCACGGCCTCTCCTACTCAGTCTATGAGTGTGCCCGCGGAGGCATCGATGCCAGCCAGACCCTCTTCATCCCCCGGGGGGAAAATGTGGAGCTTTGGGATGTAAAGCTAGAGAATAAATCTAATACAAATCGTAATTTAAGTCTATATTCCTACGTGGAGTTTTCATTTCACCAGATCCCCATTGACAACCAGAATTTCCAGATGTCCCTATACTGTGCGGGGAGCAACTGTGAGGACGGCATCATTGACTATGATCTCTTCTACGAGCATGCTCACCAATACATGGCCGCGTCCTTTATCCCCGATGGCTTTGACTGCCTGAGGGACACTTTTCTGGGACCCTACCGCACGGAGACAAACCCTCTCACGGTGGAGCGCGGGGTATGCTCAGGCAGCTTTGAGAAGGGCAATAATCACTGTGCAGTCCTCCAGAAAAAGCTGACCCTTGCCCCAGGCGAGCATTCCCGCCTTGCCTGGATGCTGGGCGAGGGGGACCGGGAGGAGGGCAGGCGCATCCGGGCCAAGTACAGCGAGTTTGCCAACCTGGACGCCGCCTTTGACGATCTGTCCAATTATTGGAGAGAAAAATTATGTAAACTGCAAATCCACACCCCCAACGCCGACATGGACACTATGCTCAACACCTGGACCCTCTACCAGAGCGAGGTCAACGTCATGTTCTCCCGTTTCGCGTCCTTTATCGAGGTAGGTGGGCGTACGGGACTGGGCTACCGGGACACCGCTCAGGACGCAATGACCATTCCCCACTCAAACCCAGAGGGGTGCAGAAAGCGCATCTTGCAGCTCATGCAGGGCCTTGTCAGCAAAGGCTATGGCCTCCACCTTTTTGATCCCGCCTGGTTCGAGCCGAAGAAGGAGGATCTGCCTTACAAGTCCCCCACCGTCATCCCCACCCGCTCGACGGCAGACATCGTTCACGGGCTGGAGGATGCCTGCGCCGACGACGCGCTGTGGCTGGTGGCCGCCGTCACCGAGTTTATCAAGGAGACCGGGGACTTCGCCCTGGCCGATCTGGTGACCCCCTACGCCGACGGCGGCGAGGGCACGGTGTACGAGCATTTAAAACGTATTTTAGACTTCTCTGCGGAGCAGGTGGGCGCCACCGGCATCTGCAAGGGCCTCCGGGCCGACTGGAACGACTGCCTGAACCTGGGCGGCGGTGAGAGCTCCATGGTCTCCTTCCTCCACCACTGGGCCCTGGGCCACTTTGTGGAGCTGGCAACCCGCCTGGGCCGCGTTGAGGACGCCGAGCGGTACGCCGCAATGCGGAAACAGGTGGGCGAGGTCTGTGAGCGGGAGCTGTGGGACGGCAAATGGTACCTCCGGGGCATCACCGCCGACGGGCGGAAGATTGGCGTACAGACCGACAAAGAGGGCCGGGTTCACATGGAATCCAATACCTGGGCCGTCCTCTCCGGTGCAGCCCCCTATGTACGAGGGCTTGCCGCCATGGACGCAGTGGACGAGTATCTATACACCGAATGGGGGCTGATGCTCAATGCCCCCAGCTACACCGTACCGGACGACGCCATCGGCTTCATCACCCGGGTCTACCCCGGCATCAAGGAAAACGGAGCCATCTTCTCCCACCCCAACCCCTGGGCCTGGGTGGCCGAGGCTATGCTCGGCCGTGGGGAACGGGCCATGAAATTCTACGACAGCCTCTGCCCCGCCCGGCAGAACGACAAGATCGAGACCCGTCAGAGCGAGCCCTACTCGTACTGCCAGTTCGTTATGGGCAAAGAACATACCGCTTTCGGCAGGGCCCGGCACCCCTTCATGACCGGCTCAGGCGGGTGGAGCTATTTCGCCGCCACTCGTTATATCCTGGGCGTCCGGCCCGGGTACGATGGCCTGGAGATTGACCCCTGCGTCCCCGGTGACTGGAAGGATTTCCAGATTACCCGAGTCTGGCGCGGGGCCACCTACCAGATCAGCGTGACCAACCCCCATGGGGTGGAGAAGGGGGTCGCCTCGGTGATGTGCAACGGCGTCCCCTGTGAGGGCGCTTTGGTGCCCGTCATGGAGCCGGGTAGCGTAAATGACGTGGACGTGGTAATGGGGTGA
- the asnA gene encoding Aspartate--ammonia ligase, translated as MDKTCIPQGYAPCLNLYDTQRAISLLGRLFEDNLGGALRLHRVSAPLFVEASTGLNDDLNGVERAVTFDIPAADRDAQVVHSLAKWKRMALYRYQFSVGEGLYTNMNAIRRDETPDNLHSVYVDQWDWEKVIAPRDRTEEYLKDTVRTIIRAVCQTQETLRSVFPQLTALPPVSGDVSFVTTQELEDKYPALTPKEREDAWVKEHPTTFLMGIGGPLKSGKPHDGRAPDYDDWTLNGDILLWNPVLERAFEISSMGVRVSPESLDRQLTAAGCDDRRTLSFHKLLLEGKLPLTIGGGIGQSRLCMLLLGKAHIGEVQASVWDDATIDSCRSAGVILL; from the coding sequence ATGGACAAGACCTGCATCCCCCAGGGGTATGCCCCCTGCCTGAATCTGTACGATACTCAGCGGGCCATCAGCCTGCTGGGCCGCCTTTTTGAAGACAATCTGGGCGGCGCGCTGCGCCTTCATCGGGTCTCGGCCCCTCTGTTCGTAGAGGCGTCCACCGGTCTGAACGACGACCTGAACGGCGTGGAGCGGGCCGTTACCTTCGACATCCCCGCCGCCGACCGGGATGCCCAGGTGGTCCACTCACTGGCCAAATGGAAGCGCATGGCCCTCTACCGCTATCAGTTCTCGGTGGGCGAGGGGCTGTACACCAACATGAACGCCATCCGCCGGGACGAGACCCCCGACAACCTCCACTCCGTCTATGTGGACCAGTGGGACTGGGAGAAAGTTATCGCCCCCCGAGACCGTACGGAGGAGTATTTAAAGGACACGGTGCGCACCATTATCCGCGCCGTCTGCCAGACCCAGGAGACCCTGCGCTCGGTTTTCCCCCAGCTCACCGCCCTCCCTCCCGTCAGCGGCGACGTGAGCTTTGTTACCACCCAGGAACTGGAGGACAAGTACCCTGCCCTCACTCCCAAGGAGCGAGAGGACGCCTGGGTGAAAGAGCACCCCACCACCTTCCTCATGGGCATTGGCGGCCCCCTCAAGTCGGGCAAGCCCCATGACGGCCGCGCGCCCGACTATGACGACTGGACCCTGAACGGGGACATCCTCCTCTGGAACCCGGTCTTAGAGCGGGCCTTTGAGATCTCCTCCATGGGCGTACGTGTCTCCCCCGAGTCGCTGGACCGCCAGCTCACCGCCGCCGGGTGCGACGACCGACGCACCCTTTCCTTCCACAAGCTGCTGCTGGAGGGCAAGCTGCCTCTCACCATCGGCGGCGGCATCGGCCAGTCCCGCTTGTGCATGCTTCTCCTGGGCAAGGCTCACATCGGCGAGGTACAGGCCAGTGTCTGGGACGACGCGACCATAGATTCCTGCCGTTCCGCCGGGGTTATTCTGCTGTAA
- the IDH gene encoding Isocitrate dehydrogenase (NADP), mitochondrial, which produces MEKIKMTTPLVEMDGDEMTRVLWADIKKVLLEPYVELNTLYFDLGLPERERTGDQVTVDSANATREYGVAVKCATITPNAQRVEEYKLTEMWKSPNGTIRAILDGTVFRAPIMVKGISPVVKNWKEPITIARHAYGDVYRATEYRVPAPGKAELVFTGEDGETFRQTIYDFECAGVLQGQYNKDSSIASFARSCFQYAVDTRQDLWFSTKDTISKKYDHTFKDIFADIFAAEYKEKFYTLGIEYFYTLIDDAVARVIRSKGGFIWACKNYDGDVMSDMVSTAFGSLAMMTSVLVSPDGKYEYEAAHGTVTQHYYRYLKGEQPSTNPMATIFAWTGALAKRGELDGNTALTDFARVLENACLETIEGGVMTKDLAGLWEGESPAKSVTSAEFLAAIKAKLDENLS; this is translated from the coding sequence ATGGAAAAAATTAAAATGACTACACCCCTGGTGGAGATGGATGGGGACGAAATGACCCGTGTGCTCTGGGCGGACATCAAGAAGGTTCTGCTGGAGCCCTACGTGGAGCTGAACACCCTCTACTTCGACCTGGGGCTGCCCGAGCGGGAGCGCACGGGAGACCAGGTGACGGTGGACAGCGCCAACGCCACCCGGGAATACGGCGTGGCCGTCAAGTGCGCCACAATCACTCCCAACGCCCAGCGGGTGGAGGAATATAAGCTCACCGAGATGTGGAAATCCCCCAACGGCACTATCCGGGCCATCCTGGACGGTACCGTGTTCCGCGCCCCGATCATGGTGAAGGGCATCTCCCCGGTGGTGAAGAACTGGAAGGAGCCCATCACCATCGCCCGCCACGCCTATGGCGACGTGTACCGCGCCACCGAGTACCGGGTGCCCGCACCCGGCAAGGCGGAGCTGGTTTTCACCGGGGAGGACGGCGAGACCTTCCGACAGACCATCTATGACTTCGAGTGCGCCGGGGTACTCCAGGGGCAGTATAATAAGGACTCCTCTATTGCCTCCTTCGCGCGTTCCTGCTTTCAGTACGCGGTGGACACCAGGCAGGACTTATGGTTCTCCACCAAGGACACCATCTCCAAGAAGTATGACCACACCTTCAAGGACATCTTCGCAGACATCTTCGCGGCTGAGTATAAGGAGAAATTCTATACGCTGGGAATCGAGTATTTTTACACCCTCATTGACGACGCGGTGGCTAGGGTCATCCGGTCGAAGGGTGGGTTCATCTGGGCCTGCAAGAACTACGACGGTGACGTAATGAGCGACATGGTGAGCACGGCGTTCGGAAGCCTCGCCATGATGACCTCCGTACTGGTCTCCCCCGATGGGAAGTACGAGTATGAGGCCGCCCATGGCACTGTCACCCAGCACTACTATCGCTACTTGAAGGGTGAGCAGCCCTCCACCAACCCCATGGCCACCATCTTCGCCTGGACCGGGGCCCTGGCTAAGCGGGGGGAACTGGACGGGAATACCGCCCTTACCGACTTCGCCCGCGTGCTGGAGAATGCCTGCCTGGAGACCATCGAGGGGGGAGTCATGACGAAGGACCTGGCCGGTCTCTGGGAGGGGGAGAGCCCCGCCAAGAGCGTCACCTCCGCTGAGTTTTTGGCCGCCATTAAGGCAAAGCTGGATGAGAACCTGTCCTGA